From one Haloferax marinisediminis genomic stretch:
- a CDS encoding MBL fold metallo-hydrolase: MEVISVTEDADVFTCNAYLVLGDRTVLVDAGTMDGVEAVVAEHTDHLDAVVLTHQHSDHVGELAAVVEEFDPDVYAYADHPLRTHEIEDGDEVAMGDETFEVVYTPGHAADHVSLVSGRSLFSGDVVVYNDGAFDDGSFGRTDLPGQSRERLITSLQTLLDRLPETVESMYAGHGDVFENETGGDTVRDVVARALERAERRKPKYPED, from the coding sequence ATGGAAGTCATCTCTGTCACCGAAGACGCCGACGTCTTCACCTGTAACGCCTATCTCGTCCTCGGCGACCGGACCGTCCTCGTCGACGCCGGGACGATGGACGGCGTCGAAGCTGTCGTCGCCGAACACACAGACCATCTCGATGCCGTGGTCCTCACACACCAACACTCCGACCACGTCGGGGAGTTAGCTGCAGTCGTCGAGGAGTTCGACCCGGACGTGTACGCCTACGCGGACCATCCGTTGCGGACCCACGAAATCGAAGACGGCGACGAAGTCGCCATGGGTGACGAGACGTTCGAAGTGGTCTACACGCCGGGGCACGCCGCCGACCACGTCTCGCTCGTGAGTGGTCGTTCGCTGTTCTCGGGCGACGTCGTCGTGTACAACGACGGCGCGTTCGACGACGGGAGTTTCGGCCGGACCGATCTCCCGGGACAGTCTCGCGAGCGCCTCATCACGAGCCTGCAGACGCTCCTCGACAGACTCCCGGAGACCGTCGAATCGATGTACGCAGGACACGGTGACGTGTTCGAGAACGAGACGGGCGGAGACACCGTCCGCGACGTCGTCGCGCGGGCCCTCGAACGGGCCGAGCGACGGAAACCAAAGTACCCGGAGGACTGA